The Mucilaginibacter mallensis genome has a segment encoding these proteins:
- the ahcY gene encoding adenosylhomocysteinase, giving the protein MSSVETAYVKYKVKDFSLAEWGRKEIELAEAEMPGLMALRKEYGPQKALKGARIAGCLHMTIQTAVLIETLIELGAEVTWSSCNIFSTQDHAAAAIAAAGTSVYAWKGMNAEEFDWCIEQTLFFGEDRKPLNMILDDGGDLTNMVLDKFPELVEGIKGLSEETTTGVHRLYERMKAGTLPMPAINVNDSVTKSKFDNKYGCRESLVDAIRRATDVMMAGKVAVVCGYGDVGKGSADSLRNSGVRVIVTEIDPICALQAAMEGFEVKKLGTAIKEADIVVTATGNKNIVREEHFRALKDKAIVCNIGHFDNEIDMAWLNGAYGNTKIEIKPQVDKYTIDGSDVIVLAEGRLVNLGCATGHPSFVMSNSFTNQTLAQLELWNNGDKYENKVYTLPKHLDEKVARLHLAKIGVELEILDKDQADYIGVTVEGPFKPEYYRY; this is encoded by the coding sequence ATGTCATCAGTAGAGACTGCTTACGTTAAATACAAGGTAAAAGACTTTTCATTAGCTGAATGGGGTCGCAAAGAGATTGAACTGGCTGAGGCCGAAATGCCGGGCTTAATGGCGCTGCGTAAAGAATACGGACCACAAAAGGCATTGAAAGGCGCACGCATTGCGGGTTGCTTACACATGACCATACAAACAGCCGTTTTAATTGAAACATTGATTGAGCTGGGTGCTGAAGTAACCTGGTCGTCATGTAATATTTTCTCAACCCAGGATCATGCTGCTGCTGCTATTGCTGCTGCCGGAACTTCTGTTTACGCCTGGAAAGGTATGAACGCAGAAGAATTTGACTGGTGTATTGAGCAAACCTTATTTTTTGGCGAGGACCGCAAACCATTGAACATGATATTGGACGATGGCGGCGATTTAACCAATATGGTACTGGATAAATTCCCTGAGCTGGTTGAAGGCATCAAAGGTTTATCAGAAGAAACTACTACTGGTGTACACCGTTTATATGAGCGTATGAAAGCCGGCACTTTGCCAATGCCTGCTATTAACGTGAATGATTCGGTTACCAAATCGAAATTTGATAATAAATACGGTTGCCGCGAGTCGCTGGTTGATGCTATCCGTCGTGCTACTGACGTGATGATGGCCGGTAAAGTGGCTGTTGTTTGCGGTTATGGCGATGTGGGTAAAGGTTCTGCCGATTCATTACGCAACTCTGGTGTACGTGTTATTGTAACTGAGATCGACCCTATCTGCGCATTACAGGCAGCGATGGAAGGTTTCGAAGTTAAAAAATTAGGCACTGCCATTAAAGAGGCTGACATTGTAGTTACTGCTACAGGTAACAAAAACATCGTTCGCGAAGAGCATTTCCGCGCGTTGAAGGACAAAGCGATCGTTTGTAACATCGGTCACTTTGATAACGAGATTGACATGGCCTGGTTAAACGGTGCTTATGGCAATACCAAAATCGAAATTAAACCACAGGTTGATAAATATACCATTGATGGCAGCGATGTTATCGTACTGGCTGAAGGCCGTTTAGTAAACTTAGGTTGCGCAACTGGTCACCCAAGTTTTGTGATGAGTAATTCATTCACCAACCAAACCTTAGCTCAATTAGAGCTTTGGAACAATGGTGACAAATACGAAAACAAGGTTTATACCTTACCAAAACACCTTGACGAGAAAGTTGCACGTTTGCACCTGGCCAAAATTGGCGTTGAACTGGAAATATTAGATAAAGATCAGGCTGATTATATCGGCGTAACTGTTGAAGGTCCGTTTAAACCGGAGTATTATAGGTACTAA
- a CDS encoding homoserine kinase has protein sequence MENNIEEVKKPTVLAPPSGGGGGLSSVAVFAPATVANVVCGFDVLGFAVNEPGDEVIMRLTNKPGITISKITGDDGRLPLDPAKNTVSVSVQHYLKSVDRLDIGLDIELHKKMPIGSGLGSSSASTVAGLYAIKTLLGDESDPAKLLPFAMKGEEMACGHGHADNVAPALLGGFVLIRSYEPLDVVRLPHPAGLYCAIVFPDVDVPTREARQIIRNKIFMKDAVTQWGNIAGLVSGLFMQDIDLIGRSMTDILVEPVRSMLIPDFYKMREIAMGMGAVSFGISGSGPSVFAFTRDEETAKLITQKLQQHLTSIKIGSNIYVSTINDQGPRVI, from the coding sequence ATGGAAAATAACATAGAAGAAGTAAAAAAGCCCACCGTTTTAGCTCCCCCTTCAGGGGGCGGGGGGGGCTTGAGCTCGGTTGCAGTCTTTGCCCCTGCCACGGTGGCCAACGTTGTGTGCGGCTTTGATGTGCTTGGCTTTGCAGTTAACGAGCCCGGCGACGAGGTAATTATGCGCCTCACCAACAAGCCGGGTATCACCATCAGCAAAATTACCGGCGATGATGGTCGTTTACCGCTCGATCCTGCTAAGAATACCGTGAGCGTGAGCGTGCAGCATTACTTAAAGAGTGTCGACCGTTTGGATATTGGTTTGGATATCGAACTCCATAAAAAAATGCCTATCGGTAGCGGATTAGGTTCAAGTTCTGCCAGTACGGTTGCGGGGTTGTACGCCATCAAAACTTTATTGGGCGATGAGTCTGATCCGGCTAAATTATTGCCTTTTGCTATGAAGGGTGAGGAAATGGCTTGCGGTCATGGTCATGCTGATAACGTAGCGCCTGCTTTATTGGGTGGCTTTGTGCTCATCCGCAGTTATGAGCCTTTGGATGTGGTGCGTTTACCGCATCCCGCAGGCCTATATTGCGCTATCGTTTTCCCTGATGTGGATGTGCCCACCCGCGAAGCAAGGCAGATCATCCGCAACAAAATATTTATGAAGGATGCCGTTACGCAATGGGGCAACATTGCAGGCCTGGTAAGCGGTTTATTTATGCAGGATATCGACCTGATCGGTCGCAGCATGACCGATATTTTGGTTGAGCCGGTACGCTCCATGCTCATCCCCGACTTTTACAAAATGCGCGAAATAGCCATGGGTATGGGTGCGGTAAGCTTCGGTATCTCGGGCTCCGGTCCATCCGTATTCGCCTTTACCCGCGATGAGGAAACAGCAAAGCTCATCACCCAAAAATTACAGCAGCACTTAACCAGCATTAAAATAGGCTCGAATATTTATGTGTCGACTATTAATGATCAAGGGCCGAGGGTGATATAA
- a CDS encoding class I SAM-dependent methyltransferase, translating to MQSKSQIINCYNLTAAKYADNYFHELDHKHLDRILLGYFANENKAKGQILDLGCGPGQTTAFVYALGVHDILGTDISPVMIEKARELNPNIKFETADMLRLQYADEQFGSVIAFYAIVHFTEDELATALTEIYRVLKPTGQFLFSFHIGNQIIHLDTFLNETVSIDFHFFEAETVIQLATSCGFKVVDIIERKPYPEVEYPSDRAYVWLEKE from the coding sequence ATGCAATCAAAAAGCCAGATCATCAACTGCTATAACCTAACGGCGGCGAAATACGCCGATAACTATTTTCATGAGCTGGATCACAAACACCTCGACAGGATCCTGCTTGGCTACTTCGCTAATGAAAACAAAGCAAAAGGCCAAATTCTTGATCTCGGTTGCGGGCCCGGACAAACCACCGCTTTTGTTTACGCCCTAGGTGTACATGATATTTTAGGCACCGACATTTCTCCGGTAATGATAGAAAAAGCCCGTGAACTAAACCCCAATATAAAATTTGAAACCGCAGATATGCTCCGCCTGCAATATGCAGATGAGCAATTTGGTTCAGTCATCGCCTTTTATGCCATTGTGCATTTTACCGAAGATGAATTGGCAACGGCATTAACAGAAATATACCGCGTACTGAAACCAACAGGGCAGTTCCTGTTCTCATTTCACATTGGCAATCAAATCATACACCTGGATACCTTTCTGAATGAAACCGTTAGTATTGATTTTCATTTTTTTGAGGCAGAAACGGTTATTCAATTAGCGACGAGTTGCGGTTTTAAGGTAGTTGATATTATTGAGCGCAAGCCATATCCGGAGGTGGAATATCCGAGTGATCGGGCTTATGTGTGGTTGGAGAAGGAGTAA
- a CDS encoding NAD(P)/FAD-dependent oxidoreductase has protein sequence MIKEIEIVCPPGQHEDEAVLKELTASALRIPAKRITGIKILKRSIDARGRKVVYRMQVRAYIDEPYMPENYTVNYPEVKQAKPVIIIGAGPAGLFAALQCIELGLKPIIIERGKEVKDRRRDLANINKQGLVNPESNYCFGEGGAGTYSDGKLYTRSTKRGDVNQVLKIFVAHGATEDILVDARPHIGTNKLPQIITAIRETILNAGGEIMFDAKVTALQVSFDKIKGVELASGEKINADVVILATGHSARDVFEMLHRQNILIEAKPFALGVRIEHPQEIIDRAQYHCEVRGDDLPSSYYSLVEQVDGRGVFSFCMCPGGIIAPCATEANEIVVNGWSPSKRNNPYANSGTVVQINLEDVAGDDSDPFKMLRFQQEIERVAFTAGGGSLVAPAQRMVDFVNNRLSTDLPKNSYLPGTKSTHLKEVLPGWINERLRKALPVFGQKMKGYYTNEAILVGVESRTSSPVKVPRDKETLQHPQITGLFPCGEGAGYAGGIISAAIDGINCATAALKVVQ, from the coding sequence ATGATAAAAGAAATTGAAATAGTATGCCCGCCCGGGCAGCATGAGGATGAAGCAGTATTAAAAGAACTTACAGCATCAGCGTTAAGAATCCCCGCAAAAAGAATTACCGGTATAAAAATATTAAAGCGCTCTATTGATGCGCGTGGCCGCAAAGTGGTTTACCGTATGCAGGTACGTGCTTACATAGATGAGCCTTATATGCCTGAAAACTATACCGTTAATTACCCCGAAGTAAAACAAGCCAAACCCGTTATTATAATAGGGGCAGGTCCTGCGGGATTATTCGCTGCCTTGCAATGTATCGAGCTCGGTTTAAAACCCATTATTATAGAGCGCGGCAAAGAAGTTAAGGACCGTCGCCGCGACCTGGCCAATATCAACAAACAAGGATTGGTAAACCCCGAAAGCAATTACTGCTTTGGTGAGGGTGGGGCAGGCACTTATTCGGATGGTAAGCTGTATACCCGATCAACCAAACGTGGCGATGTGAACCAGGTGCTTAAAATATTTGTGGCCCATGGCGCAACCGAAGATATTTTGGTTGATGCAAGGCCGCATATTGGTACCAATAAACTCCCGCAGATTATCACTGCCATACGCGAGACAATTTTGAATGCTGGCGGCGAGATCATGTTTGATGCCAAGGTTACAGCCTTACAGGTTTCCTTTGATAAAATAAAAGGTGTAGAACTGGCATCGGGCGAAAAGATCAATGCCGACGTGGTGATACTGGCAACAGGCCATTCAGCCCGCGATGTTTTTGAAATGCTGCACCGCCAAAATATACTGATAGAAGCCAAGCCTTTTGCACTAGGTGTACGTATTGAGCACCCTCAGGAAATTATTGATAGGGCACAATATCATTGCGAAGTGCGCGGCGATGATCTGCCATCATCGTATTATAGTTTGGTGGAGCAGGTGGATGGTCGGGGTGTGTTTTCCTTTTGCATGTGTCCTGGTGGTATTATAGCGCCGTGCGCAACAGAAGCTAATGAAATTGTAGTGAACGGCTGGAGCCCATCAAAACGTAATAATCCGTATGCAAACTCAGGTACTGTTGTGCAGATAAATCTGGAGGATGTTGCCGGCGATGATAGCGATCCCTTTAAAATGCTCCGCTTTCAGCAGGAGATTGAAAGAGTTGCCTTTACAGCGGGCGGCGGCAGCCTGGTAGCCCCGGCCCAGCGGATGGTTGATTTTGTTAATAACAGGTTATCAACCGATCTGCCCAAAAACTCCTACCTGCCCGGCACAAAAAGCACACATCTAAAAGAGGTACTGCCGGGTTGGATCAATGAGCGTTTAAGGAAGGCGTTGCCGGTATTCGGTCAAAAGATGAAGGGTTATTATACCAACGAGGCTATATTGGTAGGTGTAGAATCACGCACTTCATCACCAGTAAAAGTACCCCGCGACAAAGAAACCCTGCAGCACCCCCAAATAACAGGGCTTTTCCCCTGCGGTGAAGGCGCAGGCTATGCAGGTGGCATAATTTCTGCTGCAATTGATGGGATCAACTGTGCAACGGCAGCGCTGAAGGTGGTGCAATAA
- a CDS encoding CoA-binding protein, whose product MVLGATPDASRYANLAANRLVRSGHSIVNVGIKTGEVAGVPIEKPETIHHDIDTITLYVGPINQPPLYDYILNTHPKRIIFNPGTENSELRRMANAKGIETEYACTLVMLSVGQY is encoded by the coding sequence ATGGTTTTAGGTGCAACGCCCGATGCGAGTCGTTACGCTAACCTTGCCGCAAACAGATTAGTGCGCAGCGGGCATAGTATAGTTAACGTAGGCATAAAAACCGGCGAGGTTGCAGGCGTACCCATCGAAAAGCCCGAAACCATACATCATGATATTGATACCATAACCCTGTACGTTGGCCCCATAAACCAGCCGCCGTTGTATGATTATATATTAAACACCCATCCAAAACGTATCATCTTCAATCCCGGTACTGAAAACAGCGAGCTGCGCCGCATGGCAAATGCTAAAGGTATTGAAACGGAATATGCCTGTACGCTGGTGATGTTATCGGTAGGGCAGTATTAG
- a CDS encoding methyltransferase RsmF C-terminal domain-like protein, protein MDKFKFPEKFLESLAGEHGFNEEKFTNAHQNIDPPTSIRLNPFKKEAIKTGEQVPWCPEGYYLDARPSFTFDPLFHAGCYYVQEASSMFIGHILKYIKPDGEPVRILDLCAAPGGKSTLLNSAMNPDDLLVANEIIKTRVPVLADNLSRWGTANTIVTNNDPRDFTRLKSFFDIILVDAPCSGSGMFRKDPAAMDEWSEANVELCHQRQERILADIYPCLKEGGHLIYSTCSYSHQENEDILDWLCNSFELETLQIPIYKEWGIVETQSPQQQAWGYRFYPGQVKGEGLFAACLKKTGDSGELGGFKNKEQQKLVGKEIDLIKGYINNPLDFYYFKANDDWMAIYRQHIESLNILQRNLYIKKSGVRIGKLAGKDLIPDHEFALSTIINKDTVLQTELDRDQAIQYLRRENIDITVTDKGWSLMNFEGQHLGWAKLLPNRINNYYPKEIRIFAPQPPKGGVLD, encoded by the coding sequence ATGGACAAGTTCAAATTCCCTGAAAAATTTTTAGAATCGTTAGCCGGTGAGCACGGTTTTAATGAAGAAAAATTTACCAATGCGCATCAAAATATTGACCCGCCTACCTCAATAAGGTTAAATCCGTTTAAAAAGGAGGCCATAAAAACCGGCGAACAGGTACCATGGTGCCCCGAAGGGTACTATTTGGATGCGCGCCCCTCCTTTACTTTTGATCCATTGTTCCATGCCGGGTGCTATTATGTACAGGAAGCATCGTCGATGTTCATCGGCCATATCCTTAAATATATAAAGCCTGATGGCGAACCGGTGCGGATACTCGACCTGTGCGCAGCGCCGGGCGGCAAAAGCACCTTGCTTAATTCGGCCATGAATCCGGACGATCTGCTAGTGGCTAACGAGATCATCAAAACGCGCGTACCTGTGCTTGCGGATAATTTAAGCCGCTGGGGAACCGCCAATACTATAGTAACTAATAACGATCCCCGGGATTTTACCCGGCTGAAAAGTTTTTTCGATATTATACTGGTTGATGCGCCATGCTCTGGGTCGGGCATGTTCCGCAAAGACCCCGCCGCGATGGATGAATGGAGCGAAGCCAATGTAGAATTGTGCCACCAAAGGCAGGAACGTATTTTAGCAGATATCTATCCTTGCTTAAAAGAAGGCGGACACCTTATATATTCAACCTGCTCCTACTCGCACCAGGAGAATGAGGATATCCTGGATTGGCTCTGCAATTCATTTGAGCTGGAAACTTTGCAGATACCTATATATAAGGAGTGGGGTATTGTTGAAACACAGTCGCCGCAGCAACAGGCATGGGGTTACCGTTTTTATCCCGGCCAGGTAAAAGGCGAAGGCTTATTCGCGGCCTGCCTTAAAAAGACCGGCGACAGCGGCGAGCTGGGCGGGTTTAAAAACAAGGAACAGCAAAAGTTAGTGGGCAAAGAGATAGACCTTATTAAAGGATATATAAATAACCCTCTAGATTTCTATTATTTTAAAGCGAATGACGATTGGATGGCTATCTACCGGCAGCATATCGAGAGTCTGAATATCTTGCAGCGCAATTTATACATCAAAAAATCTGGTGTGAGAATTGGCAAACTGGCGGGGAAAGATCTGATACCGGACCACGAGTTTGCGCTTAGCACCATTATTAATAAAGACACCGTTTTACAAACCGAACTTGACAGGGACCAGGCCATACAGTATTTAAGGCGGGAGAATATAGATATAACTGTTACCGATAAAGGCTGGAGCCTGATGAATTTTGAAGGGCAGCATTTAGGATGGGCGAAATTGTTGCCAAACAGGATCAATAATTATTATCCGAAGGAGATTAGGATATTTGCCCCCCAGCCCCCTAAAGGGGGAGTTTTGGATTAG
- a CDS encoding DinB family protein, which yields MTTSEKLTHELTKVLSERPWYGSSVYNIIEPITFEAAYEKPPGSVHNIAEIVLHMVAWTEEVMDRMNGMTASIPTSGDWPETGAPDEQKWQNYVEDLKLVNVNLIGIIQNFPEEEWSEPINDERGDRPVVTYEDLIMGLIQHHIYHSGQIALLNRIVS from the coding sequence ATGACCACATCAGAAAAACTTACCCACGAATTAACCAAAGTACTCTCCGAACGCCCTTGGTATGGATCATCGGTATATAATATTATAGAGCCAATAACTTTTGAGGCTGCTTATGAAAAACCGCCCGGATCGGTACATAACATTGCCGAGATAGTTTTACATATGGTAGCCTGGACCGAAGAGGTAATGGACCGTATGAACGGCATGACTGCAAGCATACCCACTAGCGGCGACTGGCCCGAAACCGGCGCGCCCGACGAACAAAAATGGCAGAATTATGTTGAAGATCTAAAGCTGGTTAACGTAAATTTGATTGGCATCATCCAAAACTTCCCCGAAGAAGAATGGAGCGAGCCAATAAATGATGAGCGTGGCGACCGCCCTGTGGTAACATATGAAGATCTGATCATGGGATTGATACAGCACCATATTTATCACAGCGGGCAGATAGCTTTGCTGAATAGAATAGTGAGTTGA
- a CDS encoding DNA-methyltransferase gives MDFDNYLQEYIKSDSVIPYFIQGNSLQILKTFPDNSIDCIITSPPYWNQRTYAAGGIGNEKKPEQFIDELLLIFADLKRVLKPTGSFWLNLGDTYRNKALLGLPWRIAIKMMDSQDWILRNSVIWNKQKGGMQSNSDRLRNVHENFFHFVKKSKGYYYDADNIRSKPRQTIVKNGSVISATGVSGVRYKRQIELSTSLSLLEKENAKNELNVILSKISLGEIHDFRMIIRNQQRTTHSDSENVSGRAKQLNEKGFYFLIYHPSGTLPNDVWNIIPEDTQNREKHFAAFPEDLCKIPILATCPNDGIVLDPFCGTGTVSKVAYALGRKSIGIDLSEDYISLANNRLRIYDFNQAI, from the coding sequence ATGGACTTTGATAATTATCTTCAAGAATATATAAAATCTGATAGCGTTATACCTTATTTTATTCAAGGAAATAGTTTGCAAATACTAAAAACTTTTCCTGACAATTCTATTGATTGTATAATAACGAGTCCCCCTTACTGGAATCAGAGAACTTATGCGGCAGGTGGTATTGGCAATGAAAAAAAACCTGAACAATTCATTGATGAACTTCTATTAATCTTTGCTGATTTAAAAAGGGTTCTCAAGCCTACAGGTTCTTTTTGGTTAAATTTAGGAGATACTTATAGAAATAAGGCCTTACTGGGTTTACCGTGGAGAATAGCTATTAAAATGATGGATTCACAAGATTGGATACTTCGAAATAGTGTAATTTGGAATAAACAGAAAGGCGGTATGCAAAGTAATTCTGATAGACTTAGAAACGTACACGAAAATTTTTTTCATTTTGTAAAAAAATCAAAAGGCTATTATTATGATGCAGATAATATTAGAAGTAAACCTCGGCAAACAATTGTAAAAAATGGTTCTGTTATTTCTGCAACTGGAGTTAGTGGAGTTCGGTACAAAAGACAAATTGAGCTGTCAACATCATTATCATTATTAGAAAAAGAGAATGCAAAAAATGAATTGAATGTCATCTTGTCAAAAATTTCGTTAGGGGAAATTCATGATTTTCGAATGATTATTAGAAACCAGCAAAGGACAACGCATTCAGATTCTGAAAATGTTTCCGGAAGAGCTAAGCAATTGAACGAAAAGGGATTCTATTTTCTGATATATCACCCAAGTGGGACTTTGCCAAATGATGTTTGGAATATCATCCCTGAAGATACCCAAAATAGAGAAAAGCATTTTGCAGCTTTTCCTGAAGATTTATGTAAAATACCCATTTTAGCTACCTGTCCAAATGATGGAATTGTTCTCGATCCGTTTTGTGGTACAGGAACTGTAAGTAAGGTTGCATACGCCCTTGGTAGGAAATCTATTGGCATTGATTTATCAGAAGACTATATTTCACTTGCAAATAACAGATTACGAATTTATGATTTCAACCAAGCTATCTGA
- the thrC gene encoding threonine synthase, which produces MELYSTNNPNTRVSFKEAVFNSMPQDKGLYMPVEIPRLDDKFIMHLDQYSLPEIAFHVANHLLGDSIPADDLKAIIYDAINFYAPIVKLEDKVYVLELFHGPSLAFKDFGARFMSRVMSYFLEEGEKQLDVLVATSGDTGGAVALGFLGVPNTRVTILYPKGKVSDIQELQLTTNGQNIRALEIDGTFDDCQALVKQAFTDKELNEKFRLTSANSINIARLIPQTFYYFNAYAQLLREGNDKAVFAVPSGNFGNIGAGLLAWKMGLPVEQFIAATNVNDTVPEYLKSGIYEPKPSVATLSNAMDVGNPSNWVRIADMFKGDIDQLKTLITGYSFDDEATLAAIKEVDAEDNYVVCPHTAIAWQALKDWQQQHPDSEATGIFLSTAHPCKFPDVFPDNIAEKIVVPEQVKDLEEKTKHSVILGKEFGEFKDYLLKHN; this is translated from the coding sequence ATGGAATTATACAGTACTAACAACCCTAACACCAGGGTATCATTTAAAGAAGCGGTTTTTAACAGCATGCCGCAGGATAAAGGCTTATACATGCCGGTGGAGATCCCCCGTTTGGATGATAAATTTATTATGCACCTCGATCAGTATTCCCTGCCCGAGATCGCTTTTCATGTAGCTAATCATCTATTGGGCGATTCTATCCCTGCGGATGACCTGAAGGCTATTATTTATGATGCCATCAACTTTTATGCGCCCATCGTAAAGCTGGAAGATAAGGTTTATGTGCTGGAGCTTTTCCATGGCCCGTCGTTAGCGTTTAAGGATTTTGGCGCGCGCTTCATGAGCCGGGTGATGAGCTATTTTTTGGAAGAAGGCGAAAAACAACTGGATGTGTTGGTAGCAACTTCCGGCGATACCGGTGGCGCGGTGGCTCTGGGCTTCCTGGGTGTGCCGAATACCCGTGTTACTATACTATACCCCAAAGGCAAGGTTAGCGATATACAGGAGCTGCAATTAACCACCAACGGGCAAAACATCCGCGCCCTTGAGATCGACGGTACATTTGATGATTGCCAGGCTTTGGTGAAACAAGCATTTACAGATAAAGAACTGAATGAAAAATTCAGGCTGACTTCGGCAAACTCTATAAACATTGCACGACTCATCCCGCAAACGTTCTATTACTTTAACGCCTATGCGCAATTGCTGCGCGAGGGTAACGATAAAGCCGTATTCGCCGTGCCGAGCGGTAACTTTGGTAATATAGGTGCAGGTTTATTAGCCTGGAAAATGGGATTGCCGGTTGAGCAGTTCATTGCCGCTACTAACGTTAATGATACCGTGCCCGAATACCTGAAATCCGGCATTTATGAGCCTAAGCCATCGGTAGCCACGCTGTCAAACGCTATGGATGTAGGCAACCCGAGCAACTGGGTACGCATTGCCGATATGTTTAAGGGCGATATCGATCAATTAAAAACCCTCATCACCGGTTACAGCTTTGATGATGAAGCTACATTAGCCGCTATAAAGGAAGTTGATGCCGAGGATAACTATGTGGTTTGTCCGCATACCGCCATAGCCTGGCAGGCCCTTAAAGACTGGCAACAACAGCACCCCGACAGCGAAGCAACCGGTATATTCCTCTCCACTGCCCACCCATGCAAGTTCCCCGATGTTTTCCCGGATAACATTGCCGAAAAGATTGTTGTACCCGAGCAGGTTAAAGATCTGGAAGAAAAAACCAAGCATTCCGTGATATTGGGTAAGGAGTTTGGGGAGTTTAAGGATTATTTGTTGAAGCATAATTAA
- a CDS encoding RNA polymerase sigma factor: MSTDNYLRFIWEGCLRNERKYQELLYKVLSPKMMAVCMRYAKDKDEAQDIMQEGFIKIFKNLGSYRNEGSLEGWIRHIMVNTAITRYRKAKSMVLVDDFGENDTLSGSAYNNNTLETADLMNLIQQLPDSYRSVFNMYAIEGYSHQEIGNSLGISELLSRTTLCRARGLLKTRLTKLQVREQHCLAG, encoded by the coding sequence ATGAGTACCGACAATTATTTAAGATTTATATGGGAAGGCTGCCTGCGCAACGAGCGTAAATACCAGGAACTTTTATACAAAGTATTATCCCCAAAAATGATGGCTGTTTGCATGCGCTATGCAAAGGATAAAGACGAAGCGCAGGATATAATGCAGGAAGGTTTTATAAAGATATTTAAAAACCTGGGCAGCTACCGTAATGAGGGCAGCCTTGAAGGCTGGATCCGCCACATTATGGTAAACACTGCCATTACCCGCTACCGCAAAGCCAAAAGCATGGTTTTGGTTGATGATTTTGGCGAAAATGATACCCTATCAGGCTCTGCATACAACAACAATACACTTGAAACCGCCGACCTGATGAACCTGATACAGCAATTGCCCGACAGCTACCGCTCCGTGTTTAACATGTATGCCATTGAGGGTTACTCACACCAGGAGATTGGTAATTCACTGGGCATATCTGAATTATTATCACGCACTACGCTATGCCGTGCAAGAGGGCTTTTAAAAACACGTTTAACTAAATTGCAGGTGAGAGAGCAGCATTGTTTGGCGGGATGA
- a CDS encoding NotI family restriction endonuclease, with translation MISTKLSELFTVSVDNQEEDWLKVISNQHCKFLRRKCIKVRKSQPEISIGTCTVKYGKEDNDIIICPHRLIENRKIFLDCIHLLTLHEPGNDLHVVSEVGIPGGSIDYVLLSTKDNKVVDFVGVELQTLDTTGTVWPVRQRFLKSQGFEVNNTDFESAKTFGMNWKMTAKTILVQLHHKIETFETLNRHLVLVVQDKLLDYMQKEFSFGHISKIARIGDSMHFHSYRLNKKDNAYHLSLFERMSTDSLGISKCMGLQAEANIELEVIIKTLQSKISASTILTI, from the coding sequence ATGATTTCAACCAAGCTATCTGAACTCTTTACTGTATCTGTAGACAATCAAGAGGAAGATTGGCTAAAAGTAATCTCAAATCAGCATTGTAAATTTTTGCGGAGAAAGTGTATTAAGGTTCGTAAAAGTCAACCTGAAATATCTATTGGCACTTGTACAGTTAAGTATGGTAAAGAAGATAATGATATAATTATTTGCCCACATAGACTCATTGAAAATCGGAAAATTTTTCTTGATTGCATACATTTATTGACGTTACATGAACCTGGAAATGATTTGCATGTGGTTTCTGAAGTAGGAATACCAGGTGGCAGTATTGATTATGTTTTGCTTTCGACAAAAGACAATAAGGTTGTTGACTTTGTGGGGGTAGAATTACAAACATTAGATACTACCGGAACTGTTTGGCCGGTGAGACAAAGATTTCTAAAATCCCAAGGCTTTGAAGTAAACAACACGGATTTTGAATCGGCAAAAACATTTGGGATGAATTGGAAAATGACGGCTAAAACCATTCTTGTTCAATTACATCATAAAATAGAAACTTTTGAAACATTAAATCGACATTTAGTTCTTGTGGTTCAAGATAAATTATTGGATTATATGCAAAAAGAATTTTCTTTCGGCCATATTTCAAAAATCGCCAGAATAGGAGATTCAATGCATTTTCATTCATATAGGCTTAACAAAAAAGATAATGCATATCATTTGAGTCTTTTTGAAAGAATGAGTACAGATAGTTTGGGGATTTCTAAATGTATGGGCCTTCAGGCTGAAGCTAATATAGAATTGGAAGTGATTATTAAAACCTTACAGTCAAAAATCAGTGCTTCGACAATTTTAACTATTTAA